The proteins below are encoded in one region of Juglans microcarpa x Juglans regia isolate MS1-56 chromosome 4D, Jm3101_v1.0, whole genome shotgun sequence:
- the LOC121259913 gene encoding cathepsin B-like protease 3, translated as MVATPFYWASLLLLFLGAAVAEVSTAEQVPSIKLNSHILQESIIRKINEDPEAGWQAAMNSRFSNYTVEQFKHILGVKPTPRKDLQSTPLITHPKSLKLPSSFDARTAWPQCSTIGRILDQGHCGSCWAFGAVESLSDRFCIHYGVNTSLSANDLVACCGFMCGSGCDGGYPIYAWRYFVHHGVVTEECDPYFDNTGCSHPGCEPAYPTPKCVRKCVDKNQLWRDSKRYSASAYRISSDPYSIMAEVYKNGPVEVSFTVYEDFAHYKSGVYRHISGDVMGGHAVKLIGWGTTESGDDYWILANQWNRSWGDDGYFMIRRGTNECGIEDDVVAGLPSTKNLIREVASEDAVADVSA; from the exons ATGGTTGCAACTCCCTTCTATTGGGCGTCCTTGCTGCTCTTATTCTTGGGAGCGGCGGTAGCTGAG GTCAGTACAGCCGAACAAGTTCCAAGTATCAAACTTAACTCTCATATCCTTCAG GAGTCAATCATCAGAAAGATAAACGAAGACCCTGAGGCTGGATGGCAAGCTGCCATGAATTCTCGCTTCTCTAATTATACC GTTGAGCAATTTAAGCACATTCTTGGAGTCAAACCAACACCTCGAAAGGATTTGCAAAGCACCCCTCTCATAACTCATCCAAAATCCTTAAAGTTGCCCAGTAGTTTTGATGCAAGAACTGCTTGGCCACAGTGTAGTACCATTGGAAGAATTCTAG ATCAG GGTCACTGTGGTTCTTGTTGGGCTTTTGGTGCTGTTGAATCACTATCAGATCGTTTTTGCATACACTATGGCGTG AACACATCTCTGTCTGCCAATGATCTTGTAGCATGCTGTGGCTTTATGTGTGGAAGTGGCTGCGATGGGGGCTATCCAATTTATGCATGGCGATACTTTGTCCACCATGGTGTTGTCACTGAAGAG TGTGACCCGTACTTTGATAATACTGGCTGTTCCCACCCTGGCTGTGAGCCTGCATATCCCACTCCCAAGTGTGTTAGGAAATGCGTAGATAAGAACCAGCTGTGGAGGGATTCAAAGCGCTATAGTGCTAGTGCATATAGAATCAGTTCTGATCCCTACAGTATTATGGCAGAAGTTTACAAGAATGGACCAGTTGAGGTCTCCTTCACCGTTTATGAG GACTTTGCTCACTACAAATCTGGAGTTTACAGACACATTTCAGGTGACGTAATGGGAGGTCATGCTGTAAAGTTAATTGGCTGGGGGACAACTGAGTCCGGGGATGACTATTGG ATCCTTGCAAATCAGTGGAATAGAAGCTGGGGCGAT gACGGGTACTTCATGATCCGAAGAGGGACAAACGAGTGCGGTATTGAAGATGATGTGGTTGCTGGTTTGCCTTCAACCAAAAATCTCATAAGAGAGGTTGCAAGCGAGGATGCTGTTGCAGATGTTTCAGCTTGA
- the LOC121259906 gene encoding protein ACTIVITY OF BC1 COMPLEX KINASE 3, chloroplastic, translated as MSLLLAAGQPFSLCPCGSVRKEIYSRGGVRRLIRIRAALVEATPRTVPALRNGAGDGAASGLVFRGNRAEDLQAEARAMARAVNASVYSPELLALKYGSRPFKVLRRTLQIFIALGSFGLKLLVDERNGQLDLNKRIRAVELRRIFTRLGPTFVKLGQGLSTRPDLCPPEYLEELSELQDALPTFPDDEAFSCIERELGLPLESIFSSISPSPIAAASLGQVYKAQLKYSGHVVAVKVQRPGIEEAIGLDFYLIRALGFLINKYVDIISSDVVALIDEFARRVYQELNYVQEGQNARRFKKLYADKEDVLVPDIFWNYTSGKVLTMEWVDGVKLNEQEAIERQGLRVLDVVNTGIQCSLRQLLEYGYFHADPHPGNLLATPDGKLAFLDFGMMSETPEAARSAIIGHVVHMVNRDYEAMARDYYALDFLSPDVDVSPIVPALRDFFDGALNSTVSELNFKTIVDGLGAVLYQYPFNVPAYYALILRSLTVLEGLALYADPNFKVLAASYPYFAKRLLTDSNPYLRDALVELLFKDGKFRWNRLENLLEQGRKDRDFSAKEALQPVLKLLLGPDGEGLRGLVTKEAIRVTEAFALGTVIDTYNSIPDLPRSLIFNGNATGPLMMSNVEKESMIGLRDQVSRIWGLLQSSEQFDPAVLQPILLVLQQPEARSLGGRIIGGITQRLAARLLQQVLRVPAAGSAPTL; from the exons ATGAGTCTTCTTCTCGCCGCTGGTCAGCCGTTCTCTTTGTGCCCGTGCGGTTCGGTTCGTAAGGAAATCTATAGTAGAGGCGGAGTAAGAAGATTGATTCGAATCCGAGCAGCTTTGGTGGAGGCGACGCCGAGAACCGTGCCTGCGCTGAGAAATGGGGCTGGGGATGGGGCCGCCTCCGGGCTGGTCTTTCGAGGGAACCGAGCGGAGGATCTGCAGGCCGAGGCAAGGGCCATGGCTCGTGCCGTCAATGCCTCCGTCTATAGTCCCGAGCTTCTTGCCCTCAAATACGGCTCTCGCCCATTCAAg GTACTGCGGAGGACTCTGCAAATTTTCATTGCGCTTGGTTCGTTCGGCTTAAAACTGTTGGTCGACGAAAGGAATGGCCAGCTCGATCTGAATAAGAGAATTAGGGCCGTGGAGCTGAGAAGAATCTTCACCCGACTGGGCCCTACTTTTGTCAAACTCGGTCAGGGTTTGTCGACCAGGCCCGACCTCTGCCCGCCCGAGTATCTTGAGGAGCTCTCTGAACTTCAA GATGCTTTACCGACATTCCCAGATGATGAGGCATTTTCGTGCATCGAGAGGGAGCTGGGATTACCACTTGAATCCATATTCTCATCCATATCTCCATCTCCAATTGCGGCTGCAAGTTTAGGTCAAGTTTATAAAGCCCAACTGAAGTATTCTGGGCATGTTGTTGCGGTAAAGGTGCAACGCCCTGGTATTGAAGAAGCTATCGGACTTGATTTCTACCTGATAAGAGCTCTAGGATTTCTAATCAATAAATATGTTGACATAATCTCCAGTGATGTTGTTGCGCTTATTGATGAATTTGCACGCAGAGTTTATCAAGAGCTCAACTATGTACAG GAGGGGCAGAATGCAAGGAGGTTTAAGAAATTGTATGCAGACAAGGAAGATGTCCTTGTCCCAGATATTTTCTGGAATTACACAAGCGGCAAAGTATTGACAATGGAGTGGGTTGATGGAGTCAAATTAAATGAGCAAGAGGCCATTGAGAGACAAGGGTTGAGGGTTTTGGATGTGGTGAACACCGGTATACAATGCAGCCTCAGACAGCTGCTTGAATATGGTTATTTTCATGCAGATCCTCATCCTGGTAATCTCTTAGCAACACCTGATGGAAAGCTTGCTTTTCTTGACTTTGGAATGATGAGTGAGACTCCAGAAGCAGCAAGATCTGCTATCATCGGTCATGTTGTTCACATGGTCAATCGAGATTATGAAGCTATGGCTCGTGATTACTATGCTCTTGATTTCTTGTCACCTGATGTAGACGTTTCTCCAATTGTGCCGGCACTTCGAGACTTCTTTGACGGTGCACTTAATTCAACTGTGAGTGAActaaacttcaaaacaatagTGGATGGTCTGGGTGCTGTTCTATATCAATATCCATTTAATG TTCCAGCATATTATGCATTGATATTGAGGTCACTTACTGTTCTGGAAGGTTTAGCACTTTACGCTGATCCTAATTTCAAGGTGCTGGCAGCATCATATCCATACTTTGCTAAAAGGCTTCTAACAGATTCTAACCCATATCTCAGAGATGCTCTTGTTGAGCTGCTTTTCAAGGATGGGAAATTTAG GTGGAACAGACTTGAAAATCTACTGGAACAGGGAAGAAAAGATAGAGACTTTTCTGCAAAAGAGGCTTTGCAACCAGTGTTGAAGCTATTGTTGGGTCCGGACGGTGAAGGGCTACGGGGTTTAGTTACTAAAGAGGCCATCCGTGTTACTGAAGCTTTTGCTTTAGGCACGGTAATTGATACATACAATTCTATCCCTGATCTTCCAAGGAGTCTAATATTTAATGGCAATGCAACTGGACCTCTAATGATGAGTAACGTCGAAAAGGAAAGCATGATAGGACTTCGAGATCAAGTTTCAAGGATCTGGGGACTTCTGCAATCCTCGGAACAGTTTGATCCAGCTGTTTTGCAGCCTATTTTACTG GTCCTTCAACAACCCGAAGCACGCAGTCTAGGTGGGCGCATTATTGGTGGGATCACTCAACGTCTTGCCGCCCGCTTACTGCAACAAGTACTCCGAGTTCCAGCAGCTGGTTCTGCTCCAACCTTGTGA